The Blastocatellia bacterium genomic sequence TTACAGAAGAAGTTTATGGCAGACCAAAAAATCAAGGCTGTGTTAGGGTTAAGTGGTTAAGTAAAGTAGGGGTATTTTCTCCTTGTAGCAAAAAGATAGCTTTTCAGACAGAAGTATTTGAGGATAACACTCATAAAACAACCCGGTTTAACACTTATATTTGGGATATTGTTTCTGGACGTGGCACAAAGGTATTAAATCAAAAGTTATGTTCTTTAGATTTTTCTACTTCACCATTTTCTTTTGATAGCAAATGGCTTGGCACAATTAATTCGGTAAATGATACTACTTTATCTCTTATTGATGTAAATGATGCGAAAAATTCTTTTTCCTTAAATGTAGGATTTCAAATTAAAGGGGTTATTTTTAGTCCAGATAATCAAACTATTGCTATTTCAGGAGAGCAAGATGTCCAAATTCTTGTGAATGGAAAAACAAAGTTAAAGCTTAAAGACCATACACTTTTTTCAAAATACGGCTCAGATATAGCTCAATTAAATAAAGCTAATTTTGTAGGATTACCAAATATTTCAATGTTTTCAATTAGTGGAAAGGTTCTTGCTGTTTGGGAGACTAATGGAAAAATTATTAATATTTATGATATTGATAGTTTACAACCAATCGCCAAACTAAATGATTGTGGCTCAATTTATTTATTTACTTTTCTCCCAAACAATAAAGCTATTGCTCTTAATAGCGATTTTACGGTACTTGTTTGGCAAGAAAATGATTTTAGAAAAGGTTAATGTTTTGTAAGTGCTAACGGTATTTTCAGAATTTTCGGAAAACCTTTAAGAAAGCTGATAGAGTTTTTAATTTTTTTGCGCGTCCCTAAATGAAAACAAATAATTTTATTTAGGGAGATAGTTTAATGAAGTCAAGCAATATGTTATGCAATTATCGTCTACAAGTCTTTGCTTTCCTTTTAATATTGTTTAGTGCTTTTCAATTGTAACACAAGATTCTTATAATAAAGTGTATGCACAGCAACAAAGTTCAGTACCAGAAATTAGCCAAGTTAGTGAAACTTCTTTTAGAATGGATAGTCTTTCAGAAGTAGTTATCAATGGACGTAATTTTACTAATGATAGTTTAGTGATTTTTGGAGATCAATTAGTTAAAAACTCAACCATTAGTTCTACACAAATAAGGTTTGGCTTGCCTGCACAAAATTTTGCAGGAGTAAAAACACTTTCTGTTATTACTCGTGCAGGCATAGCACAACAAGAAATAAATATTACAGCTAAACCAGTATCAGAATTAGCTGTAGGTGAAATAACAACTGTAGCAGGTGGAACATTTTCTTATGGTGATGGGCAAATAGCTAGTAAAGCTAATATAGCTGGTGTCGAAACGGTATTGTTTGACAAAGCTGGCAATATTTATTTTGCAGATACTTTTGGCGGTAGAGTTCGCCGCATTGACGCACAACAAAAGTTGTTACAACTGTTGCTGGAGGGGAAAAGTAGCGGAAGATGGACAATTAGCTTTACTTTCAAGTATTGACCACGTGGACTTGCTTTAGATAATACTGGTAATCTATTGATTGCAGATGATTTAACAAAA encodes the following:
- a CDS encoding IPT/TIG domain-containing protein — encoded protein: MYAQQQSSVPEISQVSETSFRMDSLSEVVINGRNFTNDSLVIFGDQLVKNSTISSTQIRFGLPAQNFAGVKTLSVITRAGIAQQEINITAKPVSELAVGEITTVAGGTFSYGDGQIASKANIAGVETVLFDKAGNIYFADTFGGRVRRIDAQQKLLQLLLEGKSSGRWTISFTFKY